One window of Thermodesulfobacteriota bacterium genomic DNA carries:
- a CDS encoding glycosyltransferase → MFLERNLDALADVDRRLSERIRNAGRGAVAVVPSKAGPPSIKADGAALHSVYDPVREARDWAEHHDDAVRNASAIAVLGFGLGYHVEELLHAARGEITVFEPGIDVLRAAMEARDLTRVLSSARIFTDPDDLPSPPPDGTLLVLRHLPSVRRDPAPHEEAASRLEVLKVVARGLRIAVVGPFYGGSLPVAGYCAEALRTLGHEVEFIDNSSFGETFLSIDRITKSAPHREILRMKYGEFASEAAMARIVPFRPDIVLVLAQAPILASALSILREQGIATVFWFVEDHRHMKYWRDVASSYDHFFAIQEGGFLEMLREAGAKNIAFLPMAASPAVHRRMALTRQEILEYGSDVSFVGAGYYNRRRLFEGLVDLDFRIWGNEWGGCPVFEGILQRKGARVGTEDIVKIFNASRINVNLHSSSYHEGVNPDGDFVNPRTFEIAACGAFQLVDPREGLARFFRIGEELACFDGLDDLRGKIAWYLAHPEEREAVAERGRLRVLREHTYERRMEAMLGCMVRSGFRPPWKAMREREDPGRLVAQAGPDTDLGRYLARFAGSRRLRLEDVLREIRSGNGAVDRVERIFLALNEIGRREAAG, encoded by the coding sequence GTGTTCCTCGAACGGAACCTCGATGCGCTAGCGGACGTCGACCGGCGTCTTTCGGAGCGGATCCGGAACGCGGGCCGCGGAGCGGTCGCCGTCGTCCCGTCGAAGGCGGGGCCGCCGTCGATCAAGGCGGACGGCGCGGCGCTGCACAGCGTGTACGATCCGGTCCGGGAAGCGCGCGACTGGGCGGAGCACCACGATGACGCCGTCCGCAACGCCTCCGCGATCGCGGTCCTCGGATTCGGCCTTGGGTACCATGTCGAGGAGCTTCTGCACGCGGCGCGTGGAGAGATCACGGTGTTCGAGCCCGGGATCGACGTCCTGCGCGCGGCCATGGAGGCGCGGGACCTTACGCGGGTCCTCTCCTCGGCAAGGATCTTCACCGATCCGGACGATCTTCCTTCTCCTCCGCCGGACGGGACGCTCCTCGTGCTGCGCCATCTGCCGTCGGTCCGCCGGGACCCGGCCCCGCACGAGGAGGCCGCCTCCCGCCTGGAAGTCCTCAAGGTCGTGGCCCGGGGGCTGCGGATCGCCGTGGTCGGCCCGTTCTACGGAGGCTCGCTGCCCGTCGCCGGCTACTGCGCGGAGGCGCTCCGGACGCTGGGGCACGAGGTGGAGTTCATCGATAACTCTTCCTTCGGCGAGACGTTCCTTTCGATCGACAGGATCACGAAAAGCGCGCCGCACCGGGAGATCCTGCGGATGAAGTACGGGGAGTTCGCCTCCGAGGCGGCGATGGCGCGGATCGTTCCGTTCCGCCCCGACATCGTCCTCGTGCTTGCGCAGGCTCCGATCCTGGCCTCGGCACTTTCCATCCTTCGGGAACAGGGGATCGCCACCGTCTTCTGGTTCGTCGAGGACCACCGCCACATGAAGTACTGGCGGGACGTCGCATCGTCGTACGACCACTTCTTCGCGATCCAGGAGGGCGGCTTCCTCGAGATGCTCCGGGAGGCGGGGGCGAAAAACATTGCCTTCCTCCCGATGGCCGCGTCCCCCGCGGTTCACCGAAGGATGGCGCTCACGCGCCAGGAGATCCTGGAGTACGGAAGCGACGTCTCCTTCGTCGGCGCGGGGTACTACAACCGGCGCCGGCTCTTCGAAGGGCTGGTCGACCTCGACTTCCGGATCTGGGGAAACGAGTGGGGGGGGTGCCCCGTCTTCGAGGGGATCCTCCAGCGCAAAGGCGCGCGGGTGGGCACGGAAGACATCGTGAAGATCTTCAACGCCTCCCGGATCAACGTCAACCTCCACTCCTCGAGCTACCACGAGGGGGTGAACCCCGACGGCGACTTCGTGAATCCGAGGACGTTCGAGATCGCGGCCTGCGGCGCCTTCCAGCTCGTGGATCCCAGAGAGGGGCTGGCCCGCTTCTTCCGCATCGGGGAGGAGCTGGCGTGCTTCGACGGCCTGGACGACCTGCGCGGGAAGATCGCCTGGTACCTCGCGCATCCGGAGGAGCGCGAGGCGGTCGCGGAACGGGGGCGCCTCCGGGTCCTCCGGGAGCACACCTACGAGCGCCGGATGGAGGCGATGCTCGGCTGCATGGTCCGCAGCGGCTTCCGTCCGCCCTGGAAGGCGATGCGCGAGCGGGAGGATCCCGGCCGGCTCGTCGCGCAGGCGGGGCCGGACACGGATCTGGGCAGGTACCTGGCGCGCTTCGCCGGCTCCCGGCGCCTCCGGCTCGAGGACGTCCTGCGGGAGATCCGGTCGGGCAACGGGGCCGTCGACCGCGTCGAGCGGATCTTCCTCGCGCTGAACGAGATCGGCCGGCGGGAGGCGGCGGGATGA